One segment of Brassica napus cultivar Da-Ae chromosome C3, Da-Ae, whole genome shotgun sequence DNA contains the following:
- the LOC106406485 gene encoding FAM10 family protein At4g22670, whose translation MDATKLSELKVFIDQCKSDPSLLSTPSLSFFREYLQSLGAKLPSAAASEEHKDTKEKSFVVEEDSDDDMEETEEPKPTVEVEEEEEDEIVESDVELEGDTVEPDNDPPQKMGDSSVEVTDENREASQEAKGKAMEALSEGKLDEAIEHLTQAITLNPTSAIMYGNRASVYIKLKKPNAAIRDANAALEINPDSAKGYKARGMAHAMLGEWAEAAKDLHLASTIDYDEEISAVLKKVEPNAHKLEEHRRKYDRLRKERDEKKAARDRQRRRAEAQAAYDKAKKEEQSSSSRGGGFPGGFPGGFPGGMGGMPGGFPGGMGGMPGGFPGGMGGMPGGFPGGMGGGMPAGMGGGMPAGMGGGMPGMGGGMPGGGGAGAGGAGAGAGGMPGGIDFSKILNDPELMTAFSDPEVMAALQDVMKNPANLAKHQANPKVAPVIAKMMGKFGGAPK comes from the exons ATGGACGCGACGAAGCTAAGTGAACTAAAGGTCTTCATCGATCAATGCAAGTCTGACCCTTCCCTTCTCTCCACACCTTCTCTCTCCTTCTTCCGCGAGTATCTCCAGAG TCTTGGTGCTAAGCTACCTTCTGCTGCTGCTAGTGAAGAACACAAAGACACCAAAGAG AAGAGTTTCGTTGTGGAAGAAGATAGTGATGATGACATGGAAGAAACTGAAGAGCCAAAACCCACCGTGGaggttgaggaagaagaagaggatgagATTGTTGAATCTGATGTTGAGCTTGAAGGAGACACTGTTGAGCCTGATAATGATCCTCCTCAGAAA ATGGGAGATTCATCAGTGGAAGTGACTGACGAGAACCGAGAAGCATCTCAAGAAGCCAAGGGCAAGGCCATGGAGGCTCTCTCTGAAGGAAAGCTTGATGAAGCAATTGAGCATTTGACCCAGGCAATAACGTTGAATCCTACATCAGCTATTATGTATGGAAACAGAG CCAGTGTCTACATTAAGCTCAAGAAGCCAAACGCTGCTATTAGAGACGCAAACGCTGCATTGGAG ATTAATCCTGACTCTGCCAAGGGATACAAGGCACGAGGTATGGCTCACGCCATGCTTGGAGAGTGGGCAGAGGCTGCAAAAGACCTTCACCTTGCATCTACCATAGACTATGATGAGGAAATTAGCGCAGTGCTCAAAAAG gTTGAGCCTAATGCTCATAAGCTAGAGGAGCACCGTAGGAAGTATGATAGACTACGCAAGGAAAGAGATGAGAAGAAGGCTGCCCGTGATAGACAACGTCGCCGCGCTGAAGCACAG GCTGCCTATGATAAAGCTAAGAAAGAGGAACAATCATCATCAAGCAGAGGAGGTGGTTTCCCTGGCGGATTCCCAGGTGGCTTCCCTGGAGGAATGGGAGGTATGCCCGGCGGTTTCCCTGGAGGAATGGGAGGTATGCCCGGCGGTTTTCCTGGAGGAATGGGAGGTATGCCCGGCGGTTTTCCTGGAGGAATGGGAGGAGGTATGCCTGCCGGAATGGGAGGAGGCATGCCTGCCGGAATGGGAGGAGGCATGCCTGGAATGGGAGGAGGCATGCCCGGTGGTGGTGGTGCAGGTGCTGGTGGTGCTGGTGCAGGTGCAGGTGGTATGCCGGGTGGTATTGACTTCAGCAAAATATTGAAT GATCCTGAGCTAATGACGGCATTTAGCGACCCAGAAGTCATGGCTGCTCTTCAAGATG TGATGAAGAACCCTGCGAATCTGGCGAAGCATCAGGCGAATCCAAAGGTGGCTCCAGTGATTGCTAAAATGATGGGCAAGTTCGGAGGAGCACCTAAgtag